From the Oryzias melastigma strain HK-1 linkage group LG13, ASM292280v2, whole genome shotgun sequence genome, the window tggaaggaaggatggatggatggatagatagaaggaaggatggatggaaggatggaaggatggatggatggatggatggatggatagaaggaaggaaggaaggatggatggacgaatggatggatagaaggacGGACGGAAAAGAGGAGCTGAGAAGCGCCCCCGCCTGCATTACAGCCTCTCCAGGTCTGCATGTCAGGCTGTGCANNNNNNNNNNNNNNNNNNNNNNNNNNNNNNNNNNNNNNNNNcggatggatggatggatggatggatagaaggaaggatggatggatggatagaaggaaggatggatggacgaatggatggatggatggatggatggatggaaggatggatgggtACGTTCTTGCTGTCTGATCTAAGAGAATCTCTCCAGTCCTCCCCTGAATGTAACAGATGTGCAAACATCATGACTGGAGTCCACAAACTAGAGCAGATGTTGGACTGCTGGCTCTCCCCGTTCCACATAAATCAATTGCTGATTACATCCGGGTGTCTCTGTCATTGAACCAGCTGGCTGCACATCCACATCCACACTACAGCAGCATCAGAGGTGGCCTGTTTGTAAGAGACAAGAGTCTCCCTCACAGGTGATCAATGAGCATCACTGCAGGTTGGATGACCAGCAGGCCAAAAAGAGGAGCTGAGAAGCGCCCCCGCCTGCATTACAGCCTCTCCAGGTCTGCATGTCAGGCTGTGCACAGTACTGTGGCTAGTTTGAGtactggagtttgacacctttgaatatttgaatattgaatatattgaatatttttaacataaaacatgACAGGACTGAAGAGGTGGTAAAATACAAACTGCAACAGCCAATAAAGTTCTAAGATAGAGAATAATCCAAACAAGAGCCAACAGTGAGAATGCACCAGATTatctccaaaacaaaaacatacgtGGGAAAGAAAATGATGAATGTTGTTGCATAAAtaacatggttaaaaaaaaattacaattttaatacTAAAATATGACCTCTTTTACAGCTCTCAATTATCCTGTCAGCTTCAACGCTGTTTCTTCTTCACTCTTTTAGTTTGGCAAACATTTTCTCTAAAGTTGAAGGTTTTGTTTCCTGAATTAGAATGAAACTCTTGTGTATTAAACGTATTCATAAATGCATCTTGTGTGAGCATTGTTGTTTCTTTGGACATTTGTGAACATATGATCTTTATGTCTGTTATTCCTCTGAAGACACCACTCGAGCTCAGATCAGGAAATGAATTCATTCAAACACAGTCAGCATGCAGACGAACCCTTTATTTCAAGTGGTTTACACAGAAATGTTGCACTGTGCTTACATGAGTTGCAGTAACaagatttcacaaaaacatgaattgaaaagatgaaagatctcaatgtatttatttaaaagacatttctgAGGGTGACTCAGCAAATCCATCATCTGAAGACCTTAGGCAATTCTGCACCTCTAGCAGTGCATGTGGTGTCTGTAGGCTGAGGTATTTTACATTGCATGCATGCCTTTTAGGATTAGGTCAGTGCGGGTCATCTCAGAGCAGTGGCTgtcattttacatttgaatgCTTCAAAAATTGAAAAGCTGCAAGAGACACCTGAGGTCACAGACAGACATTTAGGCTGCAGGTGAAAAACAAGAGCTGTGGTGTCAGGCTGCTCTGTTTGTCTGGAACGCTTTACAAACAACAGCTGGACTTTCAAGGTTCAAACGTCTGTGTCTGCACATGTCTGAAGACAGTCAGCACTCTGTTTGcatgaataataattaattatttcaacAACTTTGAccttgattttgaaaaaaactgaactatTTAAGCTGCCAAGAAACAAGACAAGTTAGGAGACAGATTacactcaaacatttaaaatgttaaagccATTAGGTATTTTACAAAGATTAAAGGCGGATTATAAACGACCCCCACCTAATAGTTACCATTGGAATGAAGCAGAACATACAGCTTTATTGGGTTTAGCTCTTGTAGTGACACTCTACTGCGATGGCTGTGCTCTGGCTCCTCGTGATGGGACTCCTCGCCATGGACTTGGGGTTATAGATCAGCTTGAAGGCGTAAACAAAGCCTTTATCTTCCAGCTGAAAGGGAATGAGACGACTTTAATGACGTTGTGAAATGTGTGGAAAAGATccaactaaatgaacatctgaTCTTTAAGACAGGACTGAACACCCATGTCCTCAAGAGGCACaagctgctggttttccagCTCTTCCTCCACTGCTGACCACCTAGATCAGGATGTGGAGTTACTGATCAGCAGGAACATGTGAAGGCAGAGCTAGAAAAGCACGGAGAAGGCTTTGACTCCTGAGGACCAGCTCAGCTTTAGGATGACTGTCATTCTATAAGCAGACATTCAGGAACAATAGAAAACAGTCTTAACATCATACATAGAAGAAAGTCGTACCATCAGAGTGCTGCCGCACTCGTGCAGCTCAGACTCAAAGATCAGCACCTGGGAGTGGTCATCCACCTCAGTGACTGGACAGCCCCCCAGTGTGATTTCATCTGGACTGATCAGTGCGCCGATGCCCAGCAGGTCCTGACTCACTTCAACCTGGACCTTACTCTCCCCACACTTTACCGCCACCCTGTTGGTTACCACCGGCTGCTGCAGCTTGAACTGGACCGGTGGCCTGTTCACTGGATCTGCTGGGGGTTCTGGAAACTTCCACTTGAGCTGCTCGCCTGCAGGCCGGATCCGTTTTGGGTCGAGCCCATCGTCTAGCAGAGATGGGAAGTGGTCTTTCCCAGACGTGGCTCTGGTCCGGGTTGCAGCTACCTCAGGATTCTGCATCTTGCCTGCCCAGGGAGGGGGCCTCATACCACGACGCTGTGCATCACCAACACCACAGAAGGCAAGCACTAACACCAAACCCAGCAGCTGCAAGAAGGCCATTGTTGCATGCAGACTCACCTTTGCAGAGCCTTTTTAAGTTCTGAGGCAGGGTGGCTCCTCCCTGAGCTTCAGCAGCTGAATCCTCCCCACACGTCTGTGTGCAACTGGCCTTCCTGCTCTGAGATCTACAGACATCACACCTGctagtggaaaaaaatgattttaaagaagGCTCTTCATTGCAtgtaaaaatccaacaaaacaagaaaatgatgCAAATGTCCTGTGTGACTGAGCTCGTCTTCCCGTGAATGCTCACGTCTTCATGGATCTCATGTTTCCTGGGAAAAGAATGGTTAACATGAACACTGAGATTGATCATTCTGCTGATCAGGGTTCAATCGTTTCAGCATTCAGATCATCATtgctacttttgtttttttcagagtaGAGAACGGAACCTAACAGAAAAAGAGCTTTGTTCTTCCTCCAGTGGCATGTTGGCTTCATCATaagtaattgttttttctggggcaaaactgcatttttttggtctaatttttaaatgtaagcttACAACAAAGCAGGTCTCTCAAAACAAAACTCCACTTGATGTTTAAGTGATAAATGGGGCTTTTTGGCTacagatttattattattatctgagTCATAAATGTACACAGAGTTAAGCAGCagtacacacaaaaatctttgcTTTGTTCAGTTCAATGCCTGAAAGGTTCAGGAAAAACCCAGAAAAGTGAAGTTTGTGTGGACGTCCCAGGGGCTTTAAGTTAAGATTTCATGATCACAGCTGGTCAGATGAGCTCAAATGTTGCATTGAGCAGCGATTAGATGTTTGAGCGTCCCAGAAAGTGCATCTGTGATGCAGCAAACCTTTGTCAGAGGATGAAGTAAAAATCAGCAGCCGGCAGTGGAACAGTTGTTCATTCTGTCAGATCTTTCTCCACTCTGCCTCTGTTCAGACGGACAGGCGTGTGCTCCTCATCAGTCTTTGAATTGGATCCCTACATTACCCCCACATCCCGAAGTGGAgggttaccatggcaacatgTGCGCTCTCTGGACTGCTGCTTCAGCTGGTCTGCATGTCAGTACTGCACAGATGTTCTTGGTTCCAGATTTCTCCTGCACGTTCCGCCTGTGGGAAATGATGCTGCATCGTGCTTTGGGGACCCCAAAAGGGGAGAATGTGTGCAGGATACAGGATGCTGCTGACACCTTCAGAAAAGCCTGACTGTCCTAAGCTGGTTCAAACCCTGATGAGCATGTGAGGACAAACGTTCTGTTGATGTTCATTCGCTATTTAGCAGAGGGAGACATGAGTGACCCGCTGTTCCCACACAAACAGCGTTTAGTGATTTTTCAACAACCTGAGCTAATTAGGTCAGAGTTTTAGTTAAATCTCCTTATTGACAAAAGAACTTTGATTCTATCATTACTTCATGGGAGTTTGACTTTTAGTCATTGGATTCCACATcttaaattgacttcatttcttCTCCTTGTGTTCTCTGCTGATGGTAACAGTTTTCCACATCGTTTCTGTTTGTGAAGGCTCTATCATTGCTGAAAAGAACAGTTGGAACAGAGGAAAGTGATGGAATGGTTTGAGATGAGAGACGGTCCCTAAACTGAAGGTTTGTGTTTCTGATTTCATGTTCAGACGGAGGTTTCTTTGGAGTTGGTTAAAGCTTTGAGAAAGTTCCTGAGAACAAGGTTTATCTGTGAACGCCAGAAGCAGAGAGTTTTCTTTCCGGAATAAAGAAGACTACACACAGCCTCTGTTTTCTTCAAACACTGCACTGTGATTTATTCTTTTGACTAAAAGGAAGATAAGGCTGAAGGCCGCATGCTCTGCAGACATTTCCAGCTCACCTTCtatgtttttccttctctgctGAGAGCTGACCCGCTCAGGTTATAGTTATGACTGTCAGGCAGAACATGCTGGTTCCTCACCTTTTTGATATTGTATTGTCTgcactttttcaaatttatagAAGATCAGTCCGTTCTCTGCTTGGATGTTTTCTTTCATGACATTGAGTTGTTTCCCGTTCGCCTCACCTGTTGCCGTTCTGCTTCCTCACAGGTGAACTCACCAGCAGGTAGCTTTGTGGTGGTGAGCCTCTCTGCTCAGAACCGTCCCTGCAGCTGTGCTGCTCTTTCACTCGATTCACAGACGCCCTTCTGGCTCTGAAATAACATGGGAGGAGCTGCTTCCTCCTCTGGTTTGGGTTGAGGGGGTTCAGGCATCTAACAACCtcaacagaaacacatttgcATTGCGTAATGAAGTCTTTAGTAATCGTCAGAAAGTCTCATTAGTTCTTGGTCTTTGCTTCTTCGCGGTGTGGAGTTCCAGCCTCTCCTGCATCAGTGTTTGCAGATCTGAGTCAGGTTTGCTTAATCCTAAACTGAACAGGAgagattttcttcttcattaaaCATGCTTGATCCATTTGTTGTGGTTTATGTCTATTCTTTGCCAGGATGGTTTTTGAAAGGCTGGTTtgaaggaaaacacaaacatgtcggGATTGTGTCTTTGTCAGCTGTACCAATATTAGTATAAATGTCACCGCCAAGACCTTAAAACCCTTTcaggtggaaaaacaacaatgctGATTTTTCACTGCAGCTGTCAGACTGATGGAGTCGAGCTCTCTCATGGCAGCAGAATGCATCCTGCAGGAAACCCCAGCATGCACAGCCCATGCTGCCCCACGCTGATGCTCATTAAGTTTATTGCTCTAAGAGCCCAATAAAAGCTCACATGAAAACCCCATTAATTGCTCTCCTGTTGTCTTCATCACATGAAGACAAACAATGCAGAAACACAGCAAAGCTTTAACTGTCCACTAACTTGGTTAGTTTGCTTAACATGGTGAAGCACTGGCTGACTGTTTACCTAAAACTGAATCAGATTCAAATGCTAATGGAATCCCACATTACTGTCAAAACAAGGTTAGCTGCATAAAGCAGAATTCTGCCTACAATAACTCACACAGCTAACATCTCCTGGGTCTATTTGCAAAGTCGGCAGTTAAATGAAACCGCGATTATAATGATTTCTTACCACAAAGTGAACTTTGTTCATTCAGAATATGGAATTGAAGGCAAAAGAAAAGTCTGGAAAGCTTCAGAGGAAAACTTCTTTTATTCTGattctgtcaaattttactCAGCTCTCTGCTGCCATCTGTTGGGCATAAGTTGAaatgtcagaaaacaaaagaaactaaTCGTCTgcatttaattacaaaaaacgTATCTGAAGATCATTGAAAAATCTCTAACAAATGTAAGAAATCCTTACTAGACTCGATGGCATCAGAAAACTCATGGAATTAAAATTGTGCTGAACACCTCTAgacaaaatggacaaaaacttCTCAGAGAGTGAAAGGTAACCACAGGGATCTAGAACCAGTAAAAACATGGAGCAGGATGTTTGGTAGACTCACACATTTCATAAtaacatgatttttaaaaacagaaccaaaaatacatttaaataaaaaacacatcttttgtttttgtccatgtttattaaagtgtgtgtgtaggtgtgggtgtgtgtgcgtgcgtgcatGTGCACGTTGGTTGGGGTTTCTAGTTGTAAAAGCCTCTCCAGTACCAGCAGGTGCAGTTCAGGCCGGCAGCAATGAGCAGGATGACCAGCAGCGTGATGAAGAGGCCCATGCCGATGATGGTGGCCACCACAGCCCAGATCAGCGTCCTCTTGGACATGTCGATCAGGGGGGACCTGAGGGCCATCTTGGCCCTGCGTGCCCGCCGCCGGTCCTGTGGGGGGTAGCGGGCCAGGTTGACACTCTCCATGTTGAGAGAGCGGAGCAGGCACGCTCTGTGGTGACTCAGCCGGTCAAAAGTGTGTTTGCCGTGGTAGCTGCCCATGCCACTCTGACCTGAGGGGACACAGCCACGAGTCAtcagggggaggggtcagaaCAAGAGCTTTTCTGTGAGAAAGTGTGGATTAACATCTCATAAAGTCCTGGAGAAAGCAGTTTTCTTTGTTAGTTTGAGCCCACACTAATGAGTTCATCACATTACCAATAATATTTAAtctgattcttttatttttgaaaaatgtgatcaaGAATTTGGGGCAGAATACTTTAATAAGTGTgacgttctgctgctgctggaactTTTCAACGTGCCCTGCCATTCTGCTCACCTAGCAGGTGGGGCAAATGATTTTAATTAGCACTGCCAGGTATTTAAGTCAGAGGAAGTCTCACCAAGGCAGGCAGGGATCAGAGCAGGGatcagagcagagcagagcagagcagagcagagcagagcagagcagagcagggagcagagcagggagcagagcagggagcagagcagggagcagagcagggagcagagcagagcagagcagagNNNNNNNNNNNNNNNNNNNNNNNNNNNNNNNNNNNNNNNNNNNNNNNNNNNNNNNNNNNNNNNNNNNNNNNNNNNNNNNNNNNNNNNNNNNNNNNNNNNNNNNNNNNNNNNNNNNNNNNNNNNNNNNNNNNNNNNNNNNNNNNNNNNNNNNNNNNNNNNNNNNNNNNNNNNNNNNNNNNNNNNNNNNNNNNNNNNNNNNNNNNNNNNNNNNNNNNNNNNNNNNNNNNNNNNNNNNNNNNNNNNNNNNNNNNNNNNNNNNNNNNNNNNNNNNNNNNNNATTTCCTCTTGAATGGAAATCAGCAGCTATCACTTCTctctttaaaggggccctaccatgaaaattctactttttgaggttatAAATAAATTTCACtgttcctctctataaagaaccccaaaacagtattttgatccattcatgcatttaagagtaatcctctaaaaacctgcactgtctgcagcagcccctcccatacccacgaaaatgagcgggtggaaacgtgctgacgtaagatcgatgccaacagttccctccaggaagagtctgtgctgtaAGCTCCGCCCCTTGGCTTACACAACACTCTATCCCCTTATGCAGTGATGATCagcgaaaaaaaaactttcattttagatgcatgatactgtatatcttccaatgTATATCTTCACTCTGAAAGGATGAAGAAAATCgtggtatggcctctttaaagGAGGTGATACTTCAGATTTAAATTGTTATAGGCCTATCTCCATTTTACCCTGTTTATCCAAAGTCTTCGAAAACGGGTCAACAAACAACTAATTCATCATCTTGAAACTCGCAATACTCTGACCCCCATGCAGTCTGGTTTCCAAAGTGGACACAGCTGTATCTCAACCACTCTGAATGTGCTGAATGACATCATTTGTACCATTGATCAGAGAGAGTATTGCACGGCTGTGTTTGTAGATTTGTCTAAAGCTTTTGATTCTGTGACCACTCTGTGCTTCTTACGCGGCTCCATCATATTGGTGTCTCAATGGGTTGTGTTGCTTTTTCAGATGTTACATCACTGACCGTACACAGTTTGTGTGTACAGCTGACTACCAATCTTTTCCACTCCTGGTAACCATGGGGGTCCCTCAGGGATCCATCTTGGGACCAATCTTGtttaaaatctatataaatGAAATTGCTAATGCTCATTCATTTGTACGCTGATGACACTATTTTGTACACATCCAGCCCTTCGTAAGAGATTGCCATATAATCTCTTTAGAATAGTTCCAATGATTTGGAACGGGCCTTCTCCAGTCTTCACATCAGAATCATTGCCAACAAAACTAAATTCATGATTTTCAATTGTCATCCAGCTCAGACACCCTGTGAGGGCAGTATTTCAACCTTTGACGGCACAACACCACAACCTGTCGGCTTATATAAATAATTAGGAGAGTTCCGCATCCGGGTCATCAAGGTATGGCAGGGTAATATCGGACCTCCTGACCAAAAGAGGAAAGATACCCCTAAAGACAATCTAACCGAAGGGAAAACTGACATCTAAAACTTCTAGAAGGGGGAAGAAAATGgcatcaaaacagaaaataaaaaaaactactccaGGAATAAACAAAGACAGCGAACCCGAGCAACACGTGGAAGCTAATGCTAACTCGGCTACAGCTAACCAGCCCGGAGTGAACACCGAAGAAGACCCGGTGAGCTTGATGGTAATACTTAAAGAACTAAGAGAATTTAGGCAAGACAGCAACCAAAAACTAGAAAACATCAGGGTGATATCGCCAAGACGAACGCAAGACTAGATGATGCGGAAGAAAGAATTACGGAGAACGAAGAGAGGcttcaaaatgcagaaaaagcgctagctgaaatgctaaaaacacaagacCAACTCCGAGCGAAGTTAACAGATCAGGAGAGCCACTCTAGGAGAGAAAACGTACGAATTTACGGGATTCCCGAAGGAGCAGAAGGAAGCCCGACGGCGATGATCCCCTTCACAGAGAAGCTGCTAAAAGAAAACCTTGATATCGCCACAACAACGGACATGAAGATAGAAAGAGCACACAGGGCGCTCGCGCCGCGACCACCACCTGAAGCACCACCCAGATCCATCTTGGTCAGGTTCCTGGGCTTCAGAATGAAGGAAGAAGTGATTCGGCTgacatggcaaaaaaaaggctttatgtttgaaaataagAGGATCAGCCTGGACCATGACTATGCGCCGGATATCCTGAACAGAAGAAGAGAATACGCCGAGGCCCGAAGAgttctaaaagaaaacaagatcCGGTTTCAGACCCTCTTCCCGGCTCGACTGAGGGTTTTTTATGAGGAGGGTACAACAACTCATGAGACTGTGGAAGAGGCGACGGAGGACATAAGGAGACGAGGCATGCCAGTGACGGTGATCACACAACCTACATCCCTCCTGGGAAAGATTCAACAGGGGGCGTGGCAACAGGTGAAGAGCGGGCGGACAACCGGAGCCAGGAAGACATCGAGCTACAGGAAAAAGCTGCAAGTATTCAGGCGCTCAGAAGAAAAGAACACTGGCTGAAAGTTATCCTGCAGGTCTGAAGGAAATTACTCCTCTGGTAACAGGGTTTGGTGATAATTAAGAAGAGGGTGGGGAGggagtaggaaaaaaaaaaagccaaacttgAGTTTTAAATGAAAGGTATGGTCAGGGAGTTTAATGGGAAGTGACTGAGTAAAACATGACTGTTGTCACTGAGGAGGGCCCTCTGGCCTCTA encodes:
- the LOC112136404 gene encoding uncharacterized protein LOC112136404 is translated as MAFLQLLGLVLVLAFCGVGDAQRRGMRPPPWAGKMQNPEVAATRTRATSGKDHFPSLLDDGLDPKRIRPAGEQLKWKFPEPPADPVNRPPVQFKLQQPVVTNRVAVKCGESKVQVEVSQDLLGIGALISPDEITLGGCPVTEVDDHSQVLIFESELHECGSTLMLEDKGFVYAFKLIYNPKSMARSPITRSQSTAIAVECHYKS